One Burkholderia vietnamiensis LMG 10929 genomic window carries:
- a CDS encoding ATP-grasp domain-containing protein: MSTPALLLFAHQARSYAALVRTYTERLGIALVILSSRARDPRDLEQISAVGAARLWHVDDDYLNDVHVEETMAEARAEGFAIVATLATFEGYRLLMARANRLLGATDADPDALRVCMDKLQCRTQLNELGLSGARTTLLDHETLPALLASGRSLFIKPRRGAGSFACFRLDAGLTLARLDALREQMRADLAFRAIFDGQFDFIAEDYIRGDEYSFEVIAADARSYVIGVHAKYLDDATGTTLEMGNSLPAPALSDAQQREGEQFIEQCLAALRLSDGCYHIETRFDGRAGRWDIIEINARMGGALINQSVGVFTGGISMLELWVQALCTERTAAGAWHRRLDALRESTRRRAGTLSDGTVFFSRYGERNRTLEMLSIDRLTPAPDIVDMPVRPHTRLPDSERGIFILNALWKVPVSDIATQVRALSAMLDAQLVVRYSDSAVTDAEPTPQEKS, encoded by the coding sequence ATGAGTACGCCCGCCCTGCTTCTTTTCGCGCATCAGGCCCGCTCTTACGCAGCGCTGGTTCGCACATATACGGAGCGCCTGGGCATCGCGCTCGTCATCCTCAGTTCGCGCGCTCGCGATCCGCGCGACCTCGAACAGATTTCCGCCGTGGGTGCCGCCCGGCTCTGGCACGTCGACGACGATTATCTGAACGATGTGCACGTCGAGGAGACGATGGCGGAGGCACGGGCCGAGGGCTTCGCGATCGTCGCGACGCTCGCCACATTCGAAGGCTACCGATTACTGATGGCGCGCGCCAATCGCCTGCTGGGCGCCACGGATGCCGATCCCGACGCGCTGCGCGTCTGTATGGACAAATTGCAGTGCCGCACGCAACTCAACGAGCTCGGCCTGAGCGGCGCACGCACTACGCTGCTCGACCATGAGACGCTCCCCGCGCTGCTTGCGAGCGGTCGATCATTGTTCATCAAACCACGTCGCGGCGCCGGTTCGTTCGCCTGCTTCCGGCTCGATGCCGGCTTGACGCTTGCCCGCCTCGACGCGCTGCGCGAGCAGATGCGTGCCGACCTTGCGTTTCGGGCGATCTTCGACGGGCAGTTCGATTTCATCGCCGAGGATTACATCCGCGGCGACGAGTATAGCTTCGAAGTCATCGCGGCCGATGCCCGCAGCTACGTCATCGGCGTACACGCGAAATACCTCGACGACGCCACCGGCACGACGCTCGAGATGGGCAACTCGCTGCCAGCACCCGCCCTGTCCGACGCGCAGCAGCGCGAAGGCGAGCAGTTCATCGAGCAATGCCTCGCCGCACTGCGCCTCAGCGACGGGTGCTACCACATCGAGACCCGCTTCGACGGGCGAGCCGGCCGGTGGGACATCATCGAGATCAACGCTCGCATGGGCGGCGCCCTGATCAATCAGAGCGTCGGCGTGTTCACCGGCGGCATCTCGATGCTGGAGCTTTGGGTGCAAGCACTCTGTACCGAACGAACCGCCGCCGGCGCGTGGCACCGGCGCCTGGACGCGCTGCGCGAAAGCACGCGGCGGCGGGCGGGCACGCTCAGCGACGGCACCGTGTTCTTCAGCCGATACGGCGAACGCAATCGCACGCTCGAAATGCTGTCGATCGACCGGCTGACGCCCGCGCCGGACATCGTCGACATGCCGGTCCGGCCTCACACCCGTCTACCCGATTCCGAACGCGGCATCTTCATCCTGAACGCGCTTTGGAAGGTGCCCGTGTCCGACATCGCGACCCAGGTGCGCGCGCTCTCGGCGATGCTCGACGCGCAGCTCGTCGTTCGCTATTCCGACTCAGCAGTTACCGATGCAGAACCCACACCCCAGGAGAAATCATGA
- a CDS encoding iron-containing redox enzyme family protein, which translates to MNRVQHCGIDHPIPFYSLADGEAVRNRLDRYLDKKMAEWAATVPYASHLEGSKLDSQWYRRHTIEHVWRIRLSRSAHAKALHAITKISPEAAQLYAEYQAEEMNHDTLFRQDCKALGVTDEELYATEPFLATRLLQGFFYFIAEHEHPIGVVASSYLVEYTTAKLTPRQIKSMKETLGEDKIKGQLAHINTDVGDDHAGEMWRILRYLIREEADVDKVLRYFDDIQTILALYFRELFEATVGHRAAA; encoded by the coding sequence ATGAATCGCGTCCAGCATTGCGGCATCGACCATCCGATTCCCTTCTACTCGCTCGCAGACGGCGAAGCTGTCCGTAATCGACTCGATCGCTATCTCGACAAGAAAATGGCCGAATGGGCGGCAACCGTCCCCTACGCGAGCCATCTCGAAGGCAGCAAGCTCGATAGCCAGTGGTATCGCCGTCATACCATCGAGCACGTCTGGCGCATTCGTCTCAGCCGCTCCGCGCACGCCAAGGCTCTCCACGCGATCACGAAGATCTCTCCCGAGGCCGCGCAGCTGTATGCGGAATACCAGGCCGAGGAAATGAATCACGACACGCTGTTCAGGCAAGACTGCAAGGCACTCGGCGTAACCGACGAGGAGTTGTACGCGACCGAGCCATTCCTCGCGACGAGGCTGCTGCAGGGGTTTTTCTACTTCATCGCCGAACACGAGCATCCGATCGGCGTGGTCGCGTCCAGCTACCTGGTCGAATACACGACCGCGAAGCTCACGCCCCGCCAGATCAAGTCGATGAAGGAGACGCTCGGTGAGGACAAGATCAAGGGGCAACTCGCGCACATCAATACGGACGTCGGAGACGATCACGCGGGCGAGATGTGGCGCATCCTGCGCTACCTGATTCGCGAGGAGGCGGACGTCGACAAAGTGCTGCGCTATTTCGACGACATCCAGACCATTCTCGCGCTGTATTTCCGCGAGCTCTTCGAGGCCACAGTCGGCCACCGCGCGGCAGCCTGA
- a CDS encoding 2Fe-2S iron-sulfur cluster-binding protein, whose amino-acid sequence MHTVIISTTGESFALPHDAYLSDAAELQLGGLTFGCRAGMCGICVIEVLAGMDNLSHPEDKESTFLEWLGHDHGDKRLACQCRLRGDVTIRQC is encoded by the coding sequence ATGCATACAGTCATCATCAGCACGACCGGCGAATCGTTCGCGCTGCCGCACGACGCGTATCTGTCGGACGCGGCGGAGCTTCAACTGGGCGGACTGACCTTCGGATGCCGCGCGGGAATGTGCGGCATTTGCGTGATCGAGGTACTGGCGGGCATGGACAATCTTTCGCATCCCGAAGACAAGGAAAGCACGTTTCTCGAATGGCTCGGTCACGACCACGGCGACAAGCGTCTTGCATGCCAGTGCCGGCTGCGCGGCGACGTAACGATTCGACAGTGTTGA
- the ssuE gene encoding NADPH-dependent FMN reductase → MFDIVMLSGSPTEPSRSRHLLRIASERLTARGHRVQCIDIRHLPAGALLHADWNDPAIQAALEAVQHAAAVIVATPLYKASYSGLFKAFLDLLPQAAFANKPVLPFATGGSLAHLLALDYALKPVLTALGARHVLDNVFATEADIARVDGEYRIAAPLAQRLHGAVESLMHVLDERAALTRLGTLAASERTEIAVNP, encoded by the coding sequence ATGTTCGATATCGTGATGCTGTCGGGCAGTCCCACCGAGCCGTCGCGCAGTCGGCACCTCCTCCGCATTGCGTCGGAGCGGCTGACTGCGCGCGGCCACCGGGTGCAGTGCATCGACATCCGGCATCTGCCGGCTGGTGCTCTGCTTCATGCCGACTGGAACGATCCCGCCATTCAGGCGGCGCTCGAGGCCGTGCAGCACGCGGCCGCCGTCATCGTCGCGACGCCGCTCTACAAAGCGTCCTATTCCGGTTTATTCAAGGCCTTCCTCGACCTGCTGCCGCAGGCGGCTTTCGCAAACAAGCCGGTGCTGCCGTTCGCGACCGGCGGCAGTCTCGCCCATCTGCTTGCACTCGACTATGCACTCAAACCGGTGCTCACCGCGCTCGGCGCGCGGCACGTGCTCGACAACGTGTTCGCCACCGAAGCCGACATCGCGCGCGTCGACGGCGAATACCGGATCGCAGCGCCGCTCGCGCAGCGCTTGCACGGCGCGGTGGAATCGCTGATGCACGTGCTCGACGAACGTGCGGCGCTTACCCGTCTCGGCACTCTCGCGGCGAGCGAACGAACGGAGATAGCCGTCAACCCGTAG
- a CDS encoding HTH-type transcriptional regulator ArgP yields the protein MLDRQQLEAFAVVVETRSFERAAERLNITRAAISQRIKALEDALAAALLVRSKPLALTPVGEVLFKHTTAVRLLEADTFSQIDRRGNRGGMQLAVGVDAYSIDAWFGRVAHRIIERNVLELEVVVDDADPAFPALARGEIIGSVSTVSRPVQGCIAVPLGAMIYRCVASSAFIERHFEKGFNLHAASLAPAVEVGRRTALLERYFEAAFGVSVGRYRRNLLPSIASQLKTIQSGLGYGMLPEQTVLPFLEDGRLVDVRHDMPLPVPLYWHRWRAAPPVCETLSEELVNRAREVLAADDRERVGMSEHVHEAVTPARMCESVDCAATG from the coding sequence GTGCTAGATCGACAACAACTCGAAGCTTTTGCCGTCGTCGTCGAAACGAGGAGTTTCGAGCGTGCGGCGGAACGGCTGAATATTACGAGGGCCGCCATCTCGCAACGCATCAAGGCGCTGGAGGATGCATTGGCGGCGGCCCTGCTGGTCCGCAGCAAGCCGCTGGCACTGACGCCGGTGGGCGAAGTTCTGTTCAAGCACACCACGGCGGTGCGTCTGCTCGAAGCCGATACGTTCAGCCAGATCGACCGTCGCGGCAATCGGGGCGGCATGCAACTCGCGGTCGGCGTCGATGCGTATTCAATCGATGCATGGTTCGGCCGGGTCGCGCACCGGATTATCGAGCGCAACGTGCTCGAACTGGAAGTCGTTGTCGACGATGCGGACCCGGCCTTTCCGGCGCTGGCGCGTGGTGAAATCATCGGCAGCGTGTCGACGGTGTCGAGGCCAGTCCAGGGCTGCATTGCCGTACCGCTCGGCGCAATGATCTATCGATGTGTCGCGAGTTCGGCCTTCATCGAGCGCCATTTCGAGAAAGGCTTCAATCTCCACGCTGCATCGTTGGCTCCGGCGGTCGAGGTCGGCAGACGCACGGCGCTGCTCGAACGGTATTTCGAGGCGGCATTCGGCGTGAGCGTCGGCCGCTATCGAAGAAACTTGCTGCCGTCGATCGCGTCGCAGCTCAAGACGATCCAGTCCGGCCTGGGATACGGCATGCTGCCGGAGCAGACGGTGCTGCCGTTTCTCGAAGACGGCCGGCTCGTCGACGTGCGACACGACATGCCGCTTCCTGTGCCGTTGTACTGGCATCGATGGCGCGCGGCCCCCCCGGTCTGCGAGACGCTGTCCGAGGAACTGGTCAATCGCGCGCGCGAGGTTCTGGCCGCGGACGACCGCGAGCGAGTCGGGATGAGCGAGCACGTGCATGAAGCGGTAACACCGGCTCGCATGTGCGAATCCGTCGACTGCGCCGCTACGGGTTGA
- a CDS encoding lipocalin-like domain-containing protein, which yields MNIGSILRQGIPGLLLAASIIPAGASAAPSLAGTWTLVAADVQHPDGTRGRDYGADPKGLLLIDTSGNYSLQIFKSERPRFSSNDKSKGTPDEYRDAVLGSSTHYGSITIDPAEGTLTFHIKNSSFPNWVGQEQKRNYELKGNELSYRVTPRPNGDVPISVWRRVD from the coding sequence ATGAACATCGGTTCGATACTCAGACAAGGTATCCCTGGCTTGCTACTGGCCGCATCGATCATTCCGGCCGGCGCGTCCGCTGCGCCGTCGCTCGCAGGTACCTGGACACTCGTCGCCGCCGACGTTCAACATCCCGATGGGACGCGTGGCCGCGACTATGGTGCCGATCCGAAGGGCTTGCTGTTGATCGACACGAGCGGAAATTATTCGCTGCAGATCTTCAAATCGGAACGGCCGCGCTTTTCGTCGAATGACAAAAGCAAGGGCACGCCCGACGAGTATCGAGATGCAGTGCTGGGATCAAGCACGCATTACGGTTCAATCACGATCGATCCGGCAGAGGGCACGCTGACGTTTCACATCAAAAACTCGTCGTTCCCGAATTGGGTAGGACAGGAACAGAAAAGGAATTACGAATTGAAAGGGAATGAATTGAGTTATCGCGTAACGCCGCGACCGAATGGCGATGTGCCGATTTCCGTCTGGCGGCGCGTGGATTGA
- a CDS encoding LysR substrate-binding domain-containing protein — protein sequence MTVPNLDMDALRTLLAADRLGSLNRAADRIGRSQSAVSQQMRKLETQIGQPLFRRQGRGLVPTEAGDLMLSYARRILELNDEAVQAIRGSAIEGAVRFGLPGDFAESWLPTALGQFKRTHPAVRVEIVVERNGQLLERLDAGELDVVLAMGAESRADAEHLITLPMAWIGPAGLDIRPPSGKPLDLALYKSPCMFRKAGTSALDNAGIPWRLAYTTGSLQSLWAGVAGGLGITLRTMAGVPPTLRRLGERDGLPPLPSVELCIHSGDLDASAALVSLKRVVVDNLIANLADARRAA from the coding sequence ATGACCGTTCCTAATCTCGACATGGACGCGCTGCGCACACTGCTCGCTGCCGACCGGCTCGGCAGCCTCAATCGCGCCGCGGACCGGATCGGCCGCTCGCAATCCGCGGTCAGCCAGCAGATGCGCAAGCTCGAAACGCAGATCGGCCAGCCGCTATTTCGTCGCCAGGGGCGCGGCCTCGTCCCGACGGAGGCGGGTGATCTGATGTTGTCGTATGCACGCCGCATCCTGGAATTGAATGACGAGGCCGTGCAAGCGATCCGCGGCTCGGCGATCGAAGGCGCGGTTCGCTTTGGTCTGCCCGGAGACTTCGCCGAATCGTGGCTGCCCACCGCGCTCGGCCAGTTCAAACGCACACATCCTGCGGTGCGCGTGGAAATCGTGGTCGAACGCAACGGACAATTGCTCGAGCGGCTCGACGCAGGCGAGCTCGACGTCGTGCTCGCGATGGGTGCCGAAAGCCGTGCCGACGCCGAGCACCTGATCACCCTGCCGATGGCGTGGATCGGGCCGGCCGGCCTCGACATCCGTCCGCCATCCGGCAAGCCGCTCGATCTTGCGCTGTACAAGTCGCCCTGCATGTTCCGCAAGGCCGGCACGAGCGCGCTGGACAACGCAGGTATCCCGTGGCGACTTGCCTATACGACAGGCAGCCTGCAAAGCCTGTGGGCGGGCGTCGCGGGCGGGCTGGGGATCACGCTGAGGACGATGGCCGGCGTCCCGCCGACGCTACGCCGGCTGGGCGAACGGGACGGCCTGCCGCCGCTGCCGTCGGTCGAGCTGTGCATCCACTCGGGCGATCTCGACGCGTCGGCGGCGCTCGTCAGTCTGAAGCGCGTCGTGGTCGACAATCTGATCGCGAATCTTGCCGATGCACGACGTGCCGCGTAG
- a CDS encoding helix-turn-helix transcriptional regulator, protein MAFPVQTLPQLRPILVGFRKAAGLTQAQLAARLGVTQQSYAQLEANPSAVSMERLFKVLNVLGVRVTLEPGDAAAPAPSASAPEQTSPPSRRRSSGSSSRSAQPAPAPAAAKATRKQPAAAAPRKARDAGREDW, encoded by the coding sequence ATGGCATTCCCTGTCCAGACCTTGCCCCAATTGCGCCCGATCCTCGTCGGCTTCCGAAAGGCAGCTGGGCTCACGCAGGCGCAACTCGCGGCCCGCCTCGGCGTCACGCAGCAGTCGTACGCGCAGCTCGAGGCCAATCCCTCGGCAGTCAGTATGGAACGGCTTTTCAAGGTGCTGAATGTGCTCGGCGTGCGCGTGACGCTCGAGCCCGGCGACGCTGCGGCGCCCGCACCTTCCGCGTCCGCGCCCGAGCAGACATCGCCGCCATCTCGGCGGCGCTCGTCCGGCTCGTCAAGCCGGTCGGCTCAGCCCGCCCCGGCGCCGGCCGCCGCGAAAGCCACGCGCAAGCAGCCTGCCGCGGCCGCACCGCGCAAAGCGCGTGACGCCGGCCGCGAGGACTGGTGA
- a CDS encoding type II toxin-antitoxin system HipA family toxin: protein MVRRPRHDRLDLWMNGIPVGYWEIRRGVERLVYLPTWIDDPQGRPLSLSLPFTPGNQPHQGATVADYFDNLLPDSQPIRRRIAQRYRLASTAPFELLASIGRDCVGALQLLPPGEMPLDLESIDGTVLDEAAVAGVLRDATAAPLPGHAESGGELRLSIAGAQEKTALLHHGNRWMLPSGSTPTTHIFKLPLGRVGNMQADMRTSVENEWLCSKIVAAYGLPVAACDIGRFDDQKALVVERFDRRPSRDRTWILRLPQEDMCQATGTPSGMKYESDGGPGIAAIMGILANSAAAQDRMNFFVTQLVFWVLAAIDGHAKNFSIAHLPGNTYRSTPLYDVLSAHPIIGTRRNQLSPRRARLAMAVCGKNRHYVIGDIRPRHWIAQGSRVGLTEDDVRAAMADVAARTEAVIADVASHIPADFPMDVADAIFDGMRAQARKLQAAD from the coding sequence ATGGTTCGCCGCCCCCGCCACGACCGTCTCGACCTGTGGATGAACGGCATTCCGGTCGGTTACTGGGAAATTCGACGCGGCGTCGAACGCCTCGTCTACCTGCCCACCTGGATCGACGATCCGCAGGGTCGGCCGCTGTCCCTGTCGCTGCCATTCACGCCGGGCAACCAGCCGCATCAGGGCGCGACCGTCGCCGACTACTTCGACAACCTGCTGCCGGACAGTCAGCCGATCCGCCGCCGCATCGCGCAGCGTTATCGGCTGGCGTCCACGGCGCCGTTCGAACTGCTCGCGTCGATCGGCCGTGACTGCGTCGGCGCGCTGCAATTGCTGCCGCCCGGCGAGATGCCGCTGGACCTCGAATCGATCGACGGCACGGTGCTCGACGAAGCGGCCGTGGCCGGCGTACTGCGCGACGCGACCGCCGCACCGCTGCCGGGCCATGCCGAATCGGGCGGCGAATTGCGCCTGTCGATCGCCGGCGCGCAGGAAAAGACCGCGCTGCTGCATCACGGCAACCGCTGGATGCTGCCGTCGGGCAGCACGCCCACCACTCATATCTTCAAGCTGCCGCTGGGCCGCGTCGGCAACATGCAGGCCGACATGCGGACGTCGGTCGAAAATGAATGGCTGTGCTCGAAGATCGTCGCCGCTTACGGCTTGCCGGTGGCCGCCTGCGACATCGGCCGGTTCGACGATCAGAAGGCGCTGGTGGTCGAGCGCTTCGATCGCAGGCCGTCCCGCGACCGCACATGGATCCTGCGGCTGCCGCAAGAGGACATGTGCCAGGCTACCGGCACGCCGTCGGGCATGAAATACGAATCCGACGGCGGTCCGGGCATCGCGGCGATCATGGGCATCCTCGCGAATTCCGCCGCCGCGCAGGACCGGATGAACTTCTTCGTCACGCAGCTGGTGTTCTGGGTACTCGCGGCCATCGACGGCCACGCGAAGAACTTCAGCATCGCGCACTTGCCGGGGAACACGTATCGCAGCACGCCGCTGTATGACGTGTTGTCCGCGCATCCGATCATCGGGACGCGCCGCAACCAGCTGTCGCCGCGGCGCGCACGGCTCGCGATGGCCGTGTGCGGGAAGAATCGCCATTACGTGATCGGCGACATCCGGCCGCGTCACTGGATCGCGCAAGGCAGCCGCGTCGGGCTGACCGAGGACGACGTGCGCGCAGCCATGGCCGACGTGGCGGCACGCACGGAAGCGGTGATCGCCGACGTCGCGTCGCACATTCCGGCGGATTTCCCGATGGATGTGGCCGACGCGATCTTCGACGGGATGCGCGCTCAGGCGCGCAAGCTGCAGGCGGCCGACTAG
- a CDS encoding 4-hydroxyphenylpyruvate dioxygenase family protein — protein MPGNSHPLSSDTPPVADPAANPLGMAGLEFVEFAAPVPDALAQRFEQLGFKAVARHVSKNVTLYRQGQMQFLINAEPDSFAARYAEEYGMGVCAIGLRVASARRAFERAIELGAWAFEGERVGVGELKIPAIQGIGDSHLYFVDRWRGRDGQRGGVGDISIFDIDFRPIDIATAHADLHCEGTGLQQVDHFTQTVGAGRMREWLDFYHDLLHFREIHEIDAHWHVSEESRVMVSPCGAVRIPVYEEGTRRTELMHAYLPDHPGEGVQHIALATDDIVASVDALRANGVEFVEPPARYYDEVDARLPGHGVDLDALRRCAVLVDGEIGADGVPRLFFQTFVKRRPGEIFFEIVQRQGHHGFGEGNLAALARARDAG, from the coding sequence ATGCCCGGCAATTCTCACCCACTGTCCAGCGATACGCCGCCCGTTGCCGATCCGGCCGCCAATCCGCTCGGGATGGCCGGACTCGAATTCGTCGAGTTCGCGGCGCCGGTGCCGGACGCGCTCGCGCAGCGCTTCGAGCAACTCGGGTTCAAGGCTGTCGCGCGCCATGTCAGCAAGAACGTCACACTGTACCGGCAAGGACAGATGCAGTTCCTGATCAATGCGGAGCCCGATTCATTCGCCGCTCGCTATGCGGAGGAGTACGGGATGGGCGTGTGCGCGATCGGGCTGCGCGTGGCAAGCGCCCGGCGTGCGTTCGAGCGTGCGATCGAGCTGGGGGCGTGGGCGTTCGAGGGCGAGCGGGTCGGCGTCGGCGAACTGAAGATTCCGGCGATCCAGGGCATCGGCGATTCGCACCTGTACTTCGTCGATCGCTGGCGCGGGCGCGACGGTCAGCGCGGCGGCGTGGGCGACATCTCGATCTTCGACATCGATTTCCGGCCGATCGACATCGCGACCGCGCACGCCGATCTCCACTGCGAGGGCACCGGGCTGCAACAGGTCGACCACTTCACGCAGACGGTCGGCGCGGGGCGCATGCGCGAGTGGCTCGACTTCTACCACGACCTGCTGCACTTTCGCGAAATCCACGAGATCGACGCGCACTGGCACGTGTCGGAGGAATCGCGCGTGATGGTGTCGCCGTGCGGCGCGGTGCGGATTCCGGTCTACGAGGAGGGCACGCGCCGCACCGAGCTGATGCACGCGTATCTGCCCGATCATCCCGGTGAGGGCGTGCAGCACATCGCGCTCGCGACCGACGATATCGTCGCGAGCGTCGATGCGCTGCGCGCGAACGGCGTCGAATTCGTCGAGCCGCCTGCGCGCTATTACGACGAAGTCGATGCGCGACTGCCGGGGCACGGCGTCGATCTCGACGCGTTGCGCCGCTGCGCGGTGCTGGTCGACGGCGAAATCGGCGCCGACGGCGTGCCGCGCCTGTTCTTCCAGACCTTCGTCAAGCGCCGGCCCGGCGAGATCTTCTTCGAGATCGTGCAGCGTCAGGGGCATCACGGGTTCGGCGAAGGAAACCTCGCCGCGCTGGCGCGCGCCCGCGACGCCGGCTGA
- the shiA gene encoding shikimate transporter, with translation MTPTFDTLDTAAGERARSQARKAAIGSFVGAVVDWYDFLLYGIVAALVFNSAFFPKVSPTMGTLAAFATFGVGFLFRPLGGVVFGHYGDRLGRKRMLVLTVMLMGLSTVAIGLLPGFATIGWWAPVLLVTMRAIQGFAVGGEWGGAALMAVESAPKQKKAFYSSGVQVGYGVGLVLATGIVSILSHTLGDAAFKSWGWRLPFLFSIVLVLIGLWVRKSMDESQEFVEKVEHGNRKLRLPVLEALTRHPKAFLLIVALRLAELFTMYIVTAFALSYSTSNLGMSRDLFLNIGLLVGTVSCVTIPSFAWLADRFGLRRIYLTGALIGLASAVPFFLALESRSVAWIVVFSILLANAAHDMVVSVQQPLFTELFGAEYRYSGAGVGYQFASVVGGGFTPFIAVALVSFAGGAWHLVAGYLAVGCLISLVVAARMRVTQ, from the coding sequence GTGACCCCAACTTTCGACACCCTCGACACCGCTGCCGGCGAGCGCGCCCGCAGCCAGGCCCGCAAGGCGGCGATCGGCAGCTTTGTCGGCGCCGTCGTCGACTGGTACGACTTCCTGCTGTATGGAATCGTCGCCGCGCTGGTCTTCAATTCCGCGTTCTTCCCGAAGGTCAGCCCGACGATGGGCACGCTCGCGGCGTTCGCGACCTTCGGCGTCGGCTTCCTGTTCCGCCCGCTCGGCGGCGTCGTGTTCGGCCATTACGGCGACCGGCTCGGCCGCAAGCGGATGCTGGTGCTCACCGTGATGCTGATGGGGCTGTCGACCGTCGCGATCGGCCTGCTGCCCGGCTTCGCGACGATCGGCTGGTGGGCGCCGGTGCTGCTCGTGACGATGCGCGCGATCCAGGGCTTCGCGGTCGGCGGCGAATGGGGCGGCGCGGCGCTGATGGCCGTCGAAAGCGCACCGAAGCAGAAGAAGGCGTTCTACAGCAGCGGCGTGCAGGTCGGCTACGGCGTCGGGCTGGTGCTGGCCACGGGCATCGTGTCGATCCTGAGCCACACGCTCGGCGACGCCGCGTTCAAGTCGTGGGGCTGGCGGCTGCCGTTCCTGTTCAGCATCGTGCTGGTTCTGATCGGACTGTGGGTGCGCAAGAGCATGGACGAGTCGCAGGAGTTCGTCGAGAAGGTCGAGCACGGCAACCGCAAGCTGCGCCTGCCGGTGCTCGAAGCGCTGACGCGCCATCCGAAGGCGTTCCTGCTGATCGTCGCGCTGCGGCTGGCCGAGCTGTTCACGATGTACATCGTCACCGCGTTCGCGCTCAGCTATTCGACGTCGAACCTCGGCATGTCGCGCGACCTGTTCCTGAACATCGGCCTGCTGGTCGGCACGGTGAGCTGCGTGACGATCCCGAGCTTCGCGTGGCTCGCCGATCGCTTCGGCCTGCGCCGCATCTATCTGACCGGCGCGCTGATCGGGCTCGCATCGGCGGTGCCGTTCTTCCTCGCGCTGGAGTCGCGCTCGGTCGCGTGGATCGTCGTGTTCTCGATCCTGCTCGCCAATGCCGCGCACGACATGGTGGTCAGCGTCCAGCAGCCGCTCTTCACCGAGTTGTTCGGCGCCGAGTACCGTTACAGCGGCGCGGGCGTCGGCTATCAGTTCGCGAGCGTCGTCGGCGGCGGCTTCACGCCGTTCATCGCGGTGGCGCTGGTCAGCTTCGCGGGCGGCGCGTGGCATCTCGTCGCCGGCTATCTCGCCGTGGGTTGCCTGATCTCGCTGGTCGTCGCCGCGCGGATGCGGGTGACCCAATGA